The Humulus lupulus chromosome 3, drHumLupu1.1, whole genome shotgun sequence genome window below encodes:
- the LOC133822769 gene encoding probable galacturonosyltransferase-like 3, translated as MTPHTHNTLSSFFFFVAVVTLPFTAAATATNFGDLPGFREAPAFRNGRECPKTTWSSAVEKNSFNPSLIHIAMTLDVTYLRGSVAGVFSVLQHASCPENIVFHFIATHRRAELRRVIAATFPYLSFHLYHFDTNLVRGKISYSIRRALDQPLNYARIYVADLLPAGVRRIIYFDSDLIVVDDVAKLWSINLGRHVVGAPEYCHANFTNYFTQKFWSNPVFTASFRGRKPCYFNTGVMVIDLGRWREGKYTEKVEHWMRVQKRYRIYELGSLPPFLLVFAGDVERVEHRWNQHGLGGDNLVGLCRDLHPGQVSLLHWSGKGKPWLRLDSRRPCPLDSLWEPYDLFRHSSLFSDS; from the coding sequence ATGACACCTCACACTCACAATACTCTTTCCTCATTTTTCTTTTTCGTCGCCGTCGTGACCTTACCATTCACGGCGGCAGCGACTGCAACAAACTTCGGCGACCTTCCGGGGTTCCGAGAGGCACCTGCATTTCGAAACGGTAGGGAATGTCCCAAAACGACATGGTCATCAGCAGTGGAGAAGAACTCCTTCAACCCTTCCTTAATCCACATCGCTATGACTCTCGACGTAACCTACCTCCGCGGCTCCGTCGCTGGCGTCTTCTCCGTCCTCCAACATGCTTCGTGCCCGGAGAACATCGTCTTCCACTTCATCGCCACGCACCGACGCGCTGAGCTCCGGCGAGTTATTGCCGCCACGTTCCCGTACCTGAGCTTCCACCTCTACCACTTCGACACCAACCTCGTCCGCGGAAAGATCTCTTATTCCATCCGACGCGCCCTCGACCAGCCGCTGAACTACGCGCGGATCTACGTCGCCGACCTCTTACCCGCCGGGGTTCGCCGCATCATCTACTTCGACTCCGATCTGATTGTCGTGGATGACGTGGCGAAGCTTTGGAGCATCAATTTAGGCCGCCACGTGGTCGGAGCTCCGGAGTACTGCCACGCCAACTTCACAAATTATTTTACCCAAAAATTCTGGTCTAACCCGGTCTTCACGGCGTCGTTTCGGGGAAGAAAGCCCTGTTATTTCAACACGGGGGTAATGGTGATCGATCTAGGCAGATGGCGCGAAGGTAAGTACACGGAGAAGGTGGAGCACTGGATGCGGGTCCAGAAACGGTACCGGATCTACGAGCTCGGATCCTTGCCTCCGTTTCTACTGGTTTTTGCCGGAGACGTTGAGAGAGTAGAGCACAGGTGGAACCAACATGGGCTCGGAGGTGACAATCTGGTGGGCCTTTGTAGGGACCTACACCCTGGGCAAGTGAGCCTCCTCCATTGGAGCGGAAAAGGGAAGCCATGGCTTAGATTGGACTCCAGAAGGCCCTGTCCGTTGGATAGTTTGTGGGAACCGTACGATCTGTTCCGTCACTCTTCGTTATTCTCAGACAGCTGA